The DNA sequence GGTTGCTTCTTCTTATGTTTCTTTGCGTTTGCCTAGCACAACTACTTTATAGTTAAACCAAAAATATCAACAACATCATTGTAGGTGAAAGAATATTTACCAAAAGATCCATTTGAGCTGCATTAGCATTGGTGCCCTCCTGTGTCTGATGCTAATGATATGAATAATCAAACATAAATTAGACAAATCGAACTTTTACCATTAAATTACAAGACACCTAAAACCCTAACAATGTGTATAATATGACAAATCGAAGCATAAGATACATGTGCTATGTTCTGGCTTGATTCATTAGCAACTACAATTTGCAAGTCTTTTCCCTTAGCAGCCCTTCTCTCCTTCTTAGTCTTGGGTGCCCAATTAGGGTCTTTTGCTTCATTTTTGCATGTCTTGTAGTAATGCTCGGTTTTTTTACATTTACAGCATGTGACTTCAAAAGACTTCTTTGTTTTGTTAGTTTGCATTTCTCTCTCAACCGAGTCCACCTTTCTCTTCATTTTTGGCGGTGTGCATGCCTTTTTATTGGTGGAGGATCACATGGTGGAGCAGATGTTGGACACCAGTATTCTTTACTGTTGACATGTTTGATGCAATGTTTGTAAGTTGCCTTTATGGATTCTATGGTCAGCCACTTATACACAAACTCTTTTGACCTCAACCCAATCTTATACATGGCTGCAATTGCATGCCTACAAGGCATTCCTGAAGGAGTGTACAATATTTTAGTTTAGAATAATAAAGGGAAATAATATGTATCAACATTTACATAGGAGATAAAATTACCAGTGAGTTTCCAAACATTGCAGGTACAGGTCCTTTGTTGCAGATTTACACCAACCTTGTGGCTTTTCCTATCCACTTCAAAAAGAGCTCTATCGTTGTCTCCAGTCCAAATTGCTCTCCACTTATTGGCTCTAAGTTTGATAAACTCAtctaacttcttcttttgtactGGGGTCAACTGACCAGAATAAGCCTCCAATTTTTTCTTGTGTGTGGCCATTTTTCTCATCAGGTAGCACCGTATGTCTTCACACATCGTCAAAATTAGTTTTTCTCTGTATTCGACAATCTTGGCGTTCCATACCTCACACATATTGTTTGTGATATTATCGATTTTGGGCCCATGACTGAAGTAGGCATTTGATCACACTGCAGGCTCAAACCTTTGAAGATGCTCCCAAGCTCTCACATTCACTTGCTTCATTTTCGTCATTGCACTATTGAATTCTTGAAAATAGTGCATTGTGTACATTTTCACACCATTTATTTAGTTTGTTGATCCTTGAAATgcttgataattttttttttcagatatgAAGCACGCAATTTCTGTGGTGTGCATTAGGCATTATTTCTTTTATGGTCAACTCCAAACccttcatgcatcatccaaACATATCAGTAAATAGCAACCACCAGGAACAGAGTAATAAGGTAGAAACTTTCATGCATATAAGTTAATATCAAGCAACCATTAGGAACATAATAAGTTAATATCAAGCATCCACTAGCAatcagaaaatataaaatagttaacACGTTACCTTTTGTTGGTCCAAAATAAAATTCCATCCAAGCTGTGTCACATCTCCCAAATCCTCTTGTAACAGTGTCAAAAACCACTTACATGTGTCTTTGCATTTGTTAGGAACGACTACATAGGCTATGACAAAAAAATGGTTATTGGCATCTTTCCCCACTGCATTCAAAAGCTGGCCACCGTAGTACCATTTCAAGAAACAACCATCTAGTTTGATAAAAGGTCTGCAACCCTTTTTAAAACCCTTCTTACATGCATCCAAACTAATGTACAACCTATCAAACAGTAGAAAAGACTCCGACTGGATAATTTTCTCCATTAATATTGTTGATCTGGTATTACTCTTATGTAATTCCATCAGATAATCACGCACCTTTTCATATTATGCCATAGCATTACCAACTACAACTTTCTTAGAAACTTTAAGTGTCCTTGCAATTATTCTTGGGTTCAGTTGGACATTATACTATTCTATCATATGGTTCATTACATGTCTTGGTTTCATGTCAGGTTGAATGAGTAGCTCTTTAATTAGCTTAGAAGCAACCTAACCCCAGTCAACCATGTTGCTACTATAGTCCCTAGCACAAGTATGCTCATCAAATAAAGTCTTCACTTGAAAACATCTACTCGCAGAATTTCAAGAAGTAAATATCAACCAAGGACAAGCCTCAGCTGCACATGTTGCCCTTAATCTATGTTTTTCATTCTTAATGTATAAGACATTATTTTCTTCATAAACAAAATAGTCTTTTAGTGCCTTTTTGAAAAGGTCCATTGTTAAAAATATTGTCTAACCTCGAACTCAATCTCACCATATTCAGTATTCATCAAATGCATCATATGCTGTCTTACTCTCATCCTCTGAAAAATTAGGTTGTTGAAGGCCTCACTCTCATACTCATATGACTTATCATAATCACTATCCATCTCCACATTGGTTGGAACTAGACCGAACTCATTAAGCCTTTGACCAATATTACCTTTTTCACCATCATCTGCCCCTCCTATAAGCCTATGTTTCTGCCCTCTTCGTAGGCCCTCAACATTTGGCCTAGGCACAGAATTTTGACATTCTATGTTCCCATTAGATATCCCATCTCTTAGTATATGTCTTCTTCTAACACCTGAATATTTTCTATAGGTCCCATTCTTAGTAATTTTTGGTGTCAGGTTAGACCTAGTATCAGATGAAGAAGTCTTATTACCCCCGCTCTTCTTCTTAGGTGATACTCCTTTTCTCCTCTCACTTTCTGTATTCCTAAATTCTTCATCACTGTCCTTGTCATCTATCTCATAACCAACAGCCTCTTCATTCACTTTCTTCTTATCTGACACTGATTTTTTTGgccttctcttcttcttattaATTCTTTTTTCTTCATCACTGCTACTGTCATCTGTCTCATATCCAGGAGGAGGAGACTTGTAGGGCACATCCTCAGTAGTCTCATATCCATCATCAGAGGAAGATGATGATGAACTCACTATAACAATCTCAAAAACTAAACCTTTATCAATTATTTCAGGTAAATCCACTACGTgatcaaaataaatatacaaTTCACCAGTGTCCCTGTTCATCAGTTTATTTTTTCTCATATGATTAATTTTCATATCCCCTTTAATGTCACGAAGACCAGCTTCTATGTTGGGTGCTCTCATATCAAGTCAAAATATCTCTTTATACCCTGTGTAACCTAACTCTTTAAACAATGTCACCAAGTCAAAGAAATTAACATAATCTAGGTCCAGTGAAAAAAATCTCTTTACTTTTTCATGCAAGTAGCAGAGATCTCCTTCAAAATCTCTATGAAATCTCCCCCATGATAAAACATAGGAATAATTAAATATTCAGACATATGcgaaaaatatatatgtattagAATCTTAGTGGCATATCGAAACAACAAACGGTtaacaaaaatttcaatttttcctAATTTCATGACCGTCCAAATTATTGGAATCTGTTTCTAGATTTTTTAATGTcctataaaataatatattctcaAACCTGAGTATTTACATTGGACATTACtttaattagaaaaaattatttaacaaataattaatcagattttatgttttctttatcTAGGACCACAAGTGGATTGCAATCATCAATGGTGGTATGTTAGAGTCAATTAATACGACTGCATAAAACACAAGAGACGAAGAGATATATGAAGAATGAGGCTAACTTCGACTGTGACAAACATCGTCAGTAAACTTCTCCAAGCGCCGTCAGACCTCCATCAACAATAATGACATTAACTTCGTCAGCGCTCTCGCCAGTAATAACGTCAACACGAAATTCCACCTCCCCAAGATCAACAATGGTTATAAATGTGAATAAGGTTCTCCCCTAGAATTTTCTAGTAATTCTGATAAGTGATTGAAGGGTTTTTATAGAATGCCAGAATGTGAACAAAAGTGAAACGTCTCCTTCCATCAAAATGACGACATTTTTTGTTGACGTGGAAGAGGACAATTAATCCCTTGACCATTTTGAGGTGTACACGTGTACAGCGATCATTCACTTCAGCAAGGATAGGTGCTAACAAACACGGTTGTTGGGATAGCTCAGTATTTTTCATTCAGAATTAACAGAAAAATACCCACAAGATCGCCGTATTATATAATAGAAATAGAAGACGAACcgaaataaattatttaaaaaaaaaagtcgtGTTGTTATTCCACAAAATAAACCAGAATCAAATTAGTCACTCAAATATTTATGCTAAccaaatataagaaaaagaaaatattgaaTATAGTAGAACTACT is a window from the Arachis stenosperma cultivar V10309 chromosome 3, arast.V10309.gnm1.PFL2, whole genome shotgun sequence genome containing:
- the LOC130965548 gene encoding uncharacterized protein LOC130965548 produces the protein MATHKKKLEAYSGQLTPVQKKKLDEFIKLRANKWRAIWTGDNDRALFEVDRKSHKVGVNLQQRTCTCNVWKLTGMPCRHAIAAMYKIGLRSKEFVYKWLTIESIKATYKHCIKHVNSKEYWCPTSAPPCDPPPIKRHAHRQK